A single region of the Lineus longissimus chromosome 14, tnLinLong1.2, whole genome shotgun sequence genome encodes:
- the LOC135498588 gene encoding uncharacterized protein LOC135498588 — protein sequence MHDRGVTDVWGWIRMRARCVPHLGKSIRETRAKQDPSCRAKNTAESPACDESPACDESPACDESPACDESPACDESPACDESPACDESPACDESPACDESPACDESPACDESPACDESPLYRGLNMIPV from the exons ATGCACGATCGTGGCGTGACAGACGTCTGGGGATGGATTCGGATGCGAGCAAGATGTGTGCCGCATTTAGG GAAGAGCATCCGGGAGACCCGTGCGAAGCAAGATCCATCTTGCAGAGCCAAGAACACCGcagagagcccagcgtgtgacgagagcccagcgtgtgacgagagcccagcgtgtgacgagagcccagcgtgtgacgagagcccagcgtgtgacgagagcccagcgtgtgacgagagcccagcgtgtgacgagagcccagcgtgtgacgagagcccagcgtgtgacgagagcccagcgtgtgacgagagcccagcgtgtgacgagagcccagcgtgtgacgagagcccactATACAGAGGTTTGAACATGATCCCAGTTTGA